One window of Paenibacillus sp. FSL K6-3182 genomic DNA carries:
- a CDS encoding ABC transporter ATP-binding protein, protein MDVLRQLKAFYWAERKFMFTSIFCLMCATALGLVYPNLLRYLIDDVITPKKFELVPTLAFTVVGVIIIKGCMQYLHGFFGARLGNKVAFHMRNALYDKLQTLSFQYYDKAKTGDLMSRLTADLEAIRNFIGFGFAQILNMVLMILFGGAMMLSIHWQLTLITLVTIPLLGFAAIRFERNIHPAFREMRQAMSNLTTAVQENITGVRTVKSFARESHEVSKFSIRSEAYQTNQVGAAKIWAKFFPVMELVANLSAVILLVTGGILVINGSLQLGEFVAFFSLIWYIIGPMWGLGFHINNYTQFKASGERVLGLLNEHVHVKNIEHAIEVSSDTVKGHVRFDHVTFSYPDKTPAVTDLVIDAPAGSVIGFLGATGSGKSTIIQLLMRAYNVKTGSITLDGIDIKNLDVASLRSLIAPVFQETFLFSASIRDNIAYGVRDVTPEQIEHAAKLAKAHDFILELPLGYDTIVGERGMGLSGGQKQRIAIARALIKNPRILILDDATSAVDMETEHEIQAGFKELMAGRTTFIIAHRISSLRHADEIIVLDKGHVVQRGKHAELIKQQGPYRDTYNIQYADYPLDDAAIAAQANERKGSTV, encoded by the coding sequence TTGGACGTACTAAGGCAGTTGAAAGCATTTTATTGGGCGGAACGAAAGTTTATGTTCACCTCGATATTTTGCTTAATGTGCGCTACGGCGCTCGGACTTGTCTATCCGAATTTACTGAGATACTTGATTGATGATGTCATTACGCCAAAAAAATTCGAGTTAGTGCCGACGCTTGCTTTTACAGTAGTCGGAGTCATTATCATTAAAGGATGCATGCAGTATTTACATGGTTTTTTTGGTGCACGACTTGGTAACAAAGTGGCGTTCCACATGCGGAATGCTCTGTACGACAAGCTGCAGACGCTGTCATTTCAATATTATGACAAAGCGAAAACAGGCGATTTGATGTCACGTTTAACGGCTGATTTAGAGGCGATTCGCAACTTTATCGGTTTCGGCTTTGCACAAATCTTGAATATGGTGTTGATGATCTTGTTCGGCGGCGCAATGATGCTCTCTATTCATTGGCAGCTAACTTTGATTACATTAGTAACGATACCGCTGCTAGGCTTCGCAGCCATTCGTTTTGAACGCAATATTCATCCAGCGTTCCGCGAAATGCGTCAAGCGATGAGTAATTTAACGACAGCGGTTCAAGAGAATATTACGGGCGTACGCACGGTTAAATCTTTTGCACGTGAATCGCATGAGGTATCTAAATTTTCCATACGCAGTGAAGCCTATCAAACGAATCAGGTTGGCGCAGCAAAGATTTGGGCGAAATTTTTCCCTGTAATGGAGCTTGTAGCGAACTTAAGCGCAGTAATCCTGCTTGTAACAGGCGGTATTCTTGTCATTAACGGATCACTGCAGCTCGGTGAATTTGTCGCATTTTTCAGCTTGATTTGGTACATTATCGGTCCGATGTGGGGCCTAGGGTTCCATATTAACAACTACACGCAGTTCAAAGCTTCAGGCGAGCGTGTACTAGGACTGCTGAATGAACATGTTCATGTAAAAAATATTGAGCACGCGATTGAGGTTAGCAGCGATACTGTAAAAGGTCATGTACGCTTCGATCATGTTACGTTCAGTTATCCTGACAAAACGCCGGCGGTAACCGATTTGGTCATTGATGCGCCAGCAGGCTCTGTCATTGGGTTTCTTGGTGCGACAGGCTCAGGGAAATCAACGATTATTCAATTGTTAATGAGAGCCTATAATGTAAAAACAGGTTCAATTACGTTAGACGGCATCGATATTAAAAATTTGGATGTCGCAAGCCTTCGTTCATTAATAGCTCCCGTGTTTCAAGAAACGTTCTTATTCTCGGCATCGATTCGCGATAATATCGCTTATGGCGTGCGGGATGTAACACCAGAGCAAATCGAGCACGCAGCTAAGCTGGCTAAAGCGCATGACTTCATTTTGGAGCTGCCGCTAGGCTACGATACGATTGTCGGCGAAAGAGGAATGGGCTTGTCCGGTGGACAAAAACAACGGATTGCCATTGCTAGAGCACTTATAAAAAATCCTAGAATTTTAATTTTGGATGACGCAACAAGCGCGGTAGATATGGAAACCGAGCATGAAATTCAAGCGGGCTTCAAGGAGCTGATGGCTGGCCGCACGACCTTTATTATTGCACATCGGATTTCTTCGCTTAGACATGCCGATGAAATCATCGTGTTAGACAAGGGCCATGTCGTTCAGCGTGGTAAACACGCAGAGCTGATTAAGCAGCAAGGACCATACCGCGACACCTACAACATTCAATATGCTGACTATCCGCTTGATGATGCTGCTATAGCTGCGCAAGCGAATGAGCGGAAAGGGAGTACCGTATAA
- a CDS encoding dynamin family protein, whose translation MATYLKFVCRLKKSKPFKEKQMTETTVQSIAGAISEAAGLMSAAGDTLHAKQAQELNSKLTDGRLTVAFCGHFSAGKSTLINRLCGTKLLPSSPIPTSANVVSIRGGDRAYAAVETVKNGVASKAEVPIDQLDRYCVDGEQFTSVSIVYPSELLGDHTVLLDTPGIDSTDDAHRMATESALHLADVVFYVMDYNHVQSEINFSFAKQLKDWGKPLYFIVNQIDKHRDRELSFASYRQSVEDAFHAWHLEPAGIVYLSLREPEHPHQEWEQLLELLDKLQTIRKPLCVYSVDASLRHVADGHLKWSEQQAEPERERLLAEAGGVEAVALVTTQMDQLKQKIRQVSEQKEVYRAQLRKELQTLLDNANITPAGLRDLAQTFLESRKPGFKAGLLFAAAKTAAEQERRLLAFSMELNSLISASIDWHVKHLLRTEAERISYDGELLESELARNLAWLPDSEWLIARVKPGAVISNEYTMTFSRDLAADVKAVYRQRALEIIDALADHAAAVGEAAAAEAESQLAALRAQAGALHALTALAKRAEEHKARLTTALPEAPARPALPAPRIAVAGGGTSAQAGGDAAEARGVLASEGGRSAREGQHHAAAGRSALAGGAALAQQHSAAARLASAAELLAPHAALAAAAQAMSDKAKRLQDSRFTIALFGAFSAGKSSLANALIGEPVLPVSPNPTTAAINRLVPPTAEHGHGTARIVMKTRAAIIDDVRYSLALLGEKEQQSDDAALMRAIDRLSPDSIGAGGRPHFSFLRAARAGWAEHEPLLGQQLSVDQAEYEKYVAEESRSCFVSEIELHYDCALTAQGIVLVDTPGADSVNARHTGVAFNYIKNADAVLFVTYYNHAFSQADRQFLMQLGRVKDQFELDKMFFLVNAADLAADQEELTGVLKHVETNLLQHAIRSPRLFPVSSLQALDGKLDENAELLQRSGIEAFEQSFLSFIQNDLGRLAIDAAEQDLKRAAATVAGWLQSAEGDAAGREAELIALLQAVNEAKIEISALQTGTIPEQLKQELSELLYYVVQRIQYRFGEFYNLAFNPASLQDDGRDLRKAIWTSWLELQRLVQLELSQEMLATSLRMERGIHTQLQKQYIHTAQRLENSISAYSAVPYAPASLPTPDEPAAWEADNVDAKLLWSRFKSPRQFFEGEGKSILRKELDALLAPSLNGWMSEQTLLWTSLYEQIWQKAADQAGKQLQDDMLAYESGKRISLSGSADTAELKQLYNQLIHI comes from the coding sequence ATGGCAACGTATTTGAAATTTGTTTGCCGTCTGAAGAAGAGCAAGCCGTTTAAGGAGAAGCAAATGACAGAAACAACCGTGCAAAGCATAGCAGGAGCTATATCCGAAGCAGCTGGTTTAATGTCAGCTGCAGGAGATACATTACATGCCAAGCAAGCACAGGAGCTAAACAGTAAGCTGACCGATGGTCGGCTTACTGTCGCTTTTTGTGGACATTTTTCAGCTGGCAAATCAACTCTCATTAATCGTTTATGCGGGACTAAGCTGCTTCCATCAAGTCCAATTCCAACAAGCGCGAACGTTGTGTCTATTCGCGGCGGGGATCGGGCTTATGCAGCTGTTGAAACCGTAAAGAATGGTGTTGCTTCCAAAGCGGAAGTTCCGATCGACCAGCTTGACCGCTATTGTGTCGATGGCGAGCAATTTACTTCTGTATCGATCGTGTATCCGTCCGAGCTTTTAGGAGATCATACCGTGCTCCTCGATACGCCTGGCATTGATTCAACTGATGATGCGCACCGGATGGCAACCGAATCCGCATTGCATCTTGCAGATGTTGTTTTTTATGTTATGGATTATAATCATGTGCAGTCTGAAATCAATTTTTCTTTTGCGAAGCAATTGAAGGATTGGGGAAAGCCCTTATATTTTATTGTGAATCAGATTGATAAGCATCGTGATCGCGAGCTTTCTTTCGCAAGCTATCGTCAAAGCGTTGAGGATGCGTTTCACGCTTGGCACTTGGAGCCGGCGGGGATCGTTTATTTGTCGTTGCGCGAGCCAGAGCACCCGCATCAAGAGTGGGAGCAGCTGCTTGAGCTGCTAGATAAACTACAAACGATCCGCAAGCCGCTTTGTGTGTACAGTGTAGATGCGTCATTGCGCCATGTAGCTGATGGACATTTGAAATGGAGTGAGCAGCAAGCGGAGCCTGAGCGTGAACGGCTTCTTGCTGAGGCAGGCGGCGTTGAGGCTGTTGCCCTTGTCACAACACAAATGGATCAGCTGAAACAGAAGATCAGGCAAGTTTCGGAGCAGAAAGAGGTTTACCGGGCGCAGCTTCGCAAAGAACTGCAAACGCTTCTGGATAATGCGAATATTACGCCAGCGGGACTGCGTGATTTGGCTCAAACGTTTCTGGAGAGCCGTAAGCCTGGTTTTAAAGCGGGGCTGCTTTTTGCGGCAGCTAAGACTGCTGCTGAGCAGGAACGGCGCTTGCTGGCGTTCAGCATGGAATTAAACAGTTTAATCAGCGCTTCGATCGACTGGCATGTGAAGCATTTGCTCCGTACGGAAGCAGAGCGTATATCATACGATGGCGAGCTGCTGGAATCGGAGCTCGCGCGGAACTTGGCTTGGCTGCCGGATTCGGAGTGGCTTATCGCGAGGGTGAAACCCGGCGCCGTCATCAGCAACGAATATACGATGACGTTTAGCCGCGATCTAGCCGCGGATGTGAAGGCCGTTTATCGCCAGCGCGCGCTTGAGATCATCGATGCGCTGGCAGACCATGCAGCGGCGGTAGGCGAAGCCGCCGCCGCTGAGGCAGAGTCACAGCTTGCTGCGCTTCGCGCGCAGGCTGGTGCACTTCATGCGCTCACGGCGCTGGCGAAGCGCGCCGAGGAGCATAAGGCGCGGCTAACTACAGCGCTGCCTGAGGCGCCGGCAAGGCCGGCATTGCCAGCACCGCGTATAGCTGTGGCTGGTGGTGGCACTTCCGCGCAAGCTGGCGGCGACGCTGCTGAAGCGCGGGGCGTGCTTGCGAGCGAGGGCGGGCGAAGCGCGCGAGAGGGGCAGCATCATGCGGCAGCGGGGCGAAGCGCCCTAGCTGGCGGAGCAGCTTTGGCGCAGCAGCACAGCGCTGCAGCGCGCTTAGCCAGCGCCGCGGAGCTGCTGGCGCCGCATGCTGCGCTTGCGGCTGCTGCGCAAGCGATGAGCGATAAGGCGAAGCGGCTGCAGGACAGCCGCTTCACCATCGCATTATTCGGCGCCTTCAGCGCCGGCAAATCATCGCTTGCGAACGCGCTGATCGGAGAACCGGTGCTGCCGGTTTCTCCTAATCCGACGACGGCAGCGATCAACCGACTCGTGCCCCCTACGGCAGAGCACGGTCATGGTACAGCGCGCATTGTCATGAAGACGCGCGCTGCCATTATTGATGATGTGCGCTATTCCCTAGCGCTCCTCGGTGAAAAAGAGCAGCAGTCTGATGACGCTGCTCTCATGCGGGCGATCGATCGCCTATCTCCGGATTCCATCGGAGCTGGCGGACGCCCGCATTTCAGCTTCCTGCGCGCAGCCCGCGCAGGCTGGGCAGAGCATGAACCACTGCTCGGTCAACAGCTGTCGGTCGATCAAGCGGAATATGAAAAGTACGTCGCTGAGGAATCTCGTTCCTGTTTCGTGAGTGAAATCGAGCTGCATTATGACTGCGCGTTGACGGCGCAGGGTATCGTGCTCGTTGACACGCCAGGAGCGGATTCTGTAAATGCTAGACATACGGGCGTAGCCTTCAATTATATTAAAAACGCTGATGCTGTTTTGTTTGTCACGTATTACAACCACGCCTTCTCGCAAGCTGATCGTCAATTTCTGATGCAGCTTGGTAGGGTGAAGGATCAGTTTGAGCTTGATAAAATGTTTTTCCTTGTTAACGCTGCCGATTTGGCGGCAGATCAGGAGGAGCTTACAGGTGTGTTAAAGCATGTTGAGACGAATCTGCTGCAGCATGCGATTCGCTCGCCTCGTTTATTTCCTGTATCGAGCTTGCAGGCACTGGATGGTAAATTAGATGAAAATGCAGAGCTGCTGCAACGCTCCGGCATTGAAGCTTTCGAGCAATCATTCCTTTCCTTTATTCAGAACGATCTCGGACGGCTAGCTATTGATGCCGCAGAGCAGGACTTGAAACGAGCGGCAGCGACAGTTGCAGGCTGGCTTCAAAGTGCAGAGGGCGACGCAGCTGGGCGTGAAGCTGAGCTTATAGCACTGCTGCAAGCGGTGAACGAAGCGAAGATCGAAATATCAGCACTTCAAACCGGAACGATCCCTGAGCAGCTAAAGCAGGAGCTTAGTGAGCTATTGTATTATGTCGTTCAGCGTATCCAATACCGTTTTGGTGAGTTTTATAACTTAGCCTTTAATCCGGCCTCCTTGCAGGATGATGGACGTGACTTGCGCAAAGCCATTTGGACATCTTGGCTGGAGCTGCAGCGGCTCGTCCAACTGGAGCTGTCACAGGAGATGCTGGCAACCTCGCTTCGAATGGAACGAGGCATTCATACTCAGCTGCAAAAGCAATATATTCATACTGCGCAGCGTTTAGAAAATTCAATTTCCGCATATAGTGCTGTTCCTTATGCGCCAGCTTCTTTGCCAACGCCAGATGAGCCGGCCGCTTGGGAAGCGGATAACGTTGATGCGAAGCTGCTTTGGAGCCGTTTCAAATCACCGCGTCAATTTTTTGAAGGCGAGGGCAAGTCGATTCTTCGCAAAGAGCTTGATGCGCTACTTGCTCCTTCATTAAATGGTTGGATGTCCGAGCAAACGCTCTTGTGGACATCGCTTTACGAGCAAATTTGGCAGAAAGCGGCTGATCAAGCTGGTAAACAGCTGCAAGACGATATGCTTGCTTATGAAAGCGGCAAACGAATCTCGTTGTCCGGCAGTGCGGACACGGCTGAGCTGAAGCAGCTGTATAATCAATTGATTCATATCTAA
- a CDS encoding NAD/NADP transhydrogenase alpha subunit, whose amino-acid sequence MNCISVYTNNFELFSDIYEQVLESPPEEHEDILVEGITVSGSGDVPDQYIERMRIKPEVVVMRDKERNIMILQHGNVFEICLPSEEEQAV is encoded by the coding sequence ATGAACTGTATTTCCGTGTACACAAACAATTTTGAGCTTTTTTCTGATATTTATGAGCAAGTGCTTGAGTCTCCGCCAGAGGAGCACGAGGATATCCTTGTAGAAGGCATTACAGTTAGCGGCTCAGGCGATGTGCCTGATCAATACATCGAGCGTATGCGCATTAAACCTGAGGTAGTTGTGATGAGAGATAAAGAGCGCAACATTATGATCTTGCAACATGGCAACGTATTTGAAATTTGTTTGCCGTCTGAAGAAGAGCAAGCCGTTTAA
- the nth gene encoding endonuclease III translates to MVAKQKMRHVLDIIADMFPDAHCELNHSNPFELTIAVLLSAQCTDETVNKVTVNLFQKYKCPEDYLSVPLEELEQDIRRIGLFRSKASNIQKLCRIVIDKYDGKVPESHEGLTELPGVGRKTANVVMSNAFGVPAIAVDTHVDRVTKRLGFAKAEDSVLEVEKKLMKLVPREEWTLTHHRLIFFGRYHCKAQSPQCPICPLLDLCKEGKQRMKPGFKTKNKSIKPKIASEG, encoded by the coding sequence ATGGTTGCGAAACAAAAAATGCGTCATGTGCTAGACATTATTGCGGACATGTTTCCAGATGCACACTGTGAGCTTAATCACAGCAATCCGTTTGAGCTTACAATAGCAGTACTGCTGTCTGCGCAATGTACGGATGAGACGGTCAATAAGGTAACGGTAAACTTATTTCAAAAGTATAAGTGCCCCGAGGATTATTTGAGCGTACCGCTGGAAGAACTAGAGCAGGACATTCGCCGCATCGGCTTGTTTCGAAGTAAAGCATCAAATATACAAAAGCTTTGCCGTATTGTCATAGATAAATATGACGGGAAAGTGCCTGAAAGTCATGAAGGTCTGACCGAGCTGCCAGGCGTAGGGCGGAAGACGGCTAACGTCGTTATGTCTAATGCATTTGGTGTGCCTGCCATCGCTGTCGATACGCATGTGGATCGTGTAACGAAGCGACTGGGATTCGCTAAGGCCGAAGACAGTGTCCTAGAGGTAGAGAAGAAGCTGATGAAACTCGTTCCGCGCGAGGAGTGGACATTAACCCACCACAGACTCATCTTTTTCGGCCGCTATCACTGTAAAGCGCAAAGCCCGCAGTGTCCCATTTGTCCGCTGCTTGATTTGTGCAAAGAAGGTAAACAACGTATGAAGCCAGGTTTTAAAACCAAAAATAAGAGTATAAAACCTAAAATAGCCAGTGAAGGATGA